The DNA region TCGCGGCGAACCCCCTGATCACCCTCTCCGTCGTCGAGGGTGCAGGACACTCCCTGCACCGCGACCGCCCGGAGGAATCCGTCCGTCAGCTTCTGGAGGCTCTGGCATGACATTCGACCCTGCGACGCTCCTGCCCGACGACCTTCTCGAGCGCATCCGCGAGCGCGCACCGATCCACGACCGCGAGAACACCTTCCCCCAGCAGGACCTCGACGAGTTGCGCGCGGCCGGCTACCTGTCGATCCTGGTGCCGAAGGAGCGCGGAGGGGCGGGGCTCGGACTCGCCGAGGCCGCGATCCTGCAGCAGCGTCTCGCCGGTGCCGCGCCGGCGACGGCGCTGGCCATCAACATGCATCTCGTGTGGACCGGCGTGGCGAAGGTCTTCTCCGACAGAGGCGTCCCCGGCCTCGAGTTCGTGCAGGACGGCGCTGCGGCAGGCGAGGTCTTCGCCTTCGGCATCAGCGAGGGCGGCAACGACCTGGTGCTGTTCGGCAGCGACACCGCGGCCGTGCCCGACGGCGACGGCGGCTACGCGTTCACCGGGACCAAGATCTTCACCTCCCTCGCTCCGGTCTGGACGCGGCTGGGGCTGCACGGCCTCGACACCACCAGCCCCGATGGGCCGAAGCTCGTGTTCGCCTTCGTGGAGCGGACGCACGCCGTCACGACGTCCGACGACTGGGACACCCTCGGCATGCGGGGCACGCAGAGCCGCACCACCCGGCTGAACGGCGCCGTGGCCGATGCCGCGCACGTGGTGCGGCGCATCGACCCCGGGCCCAGCCCCGATCCGATCGTGTTCGGCATCTTCTCGGTGTTCGAGATCCTGCTCGCCTCCGTCTACACCGGCATCGCCCGGAGAGCGCTCGAGCTGGCCGTGACGACGGCGCAGAAGCGGCACTCGAAGAAGACCGGCCTCGCCTACAGCCAGGACCCCGACATCCGCTGGCGCATCGCCGACATGGCCATCGCCTACGACGCCCTGCCGCCGCAGATCGCCTCCCTCGCCCGTGATGTGGACGACGGCGTCGATCACGGCGCGCGCTGGTTCCCGCAGCTCTCCGGCGTCAAGCACCGGGCGATCACGATGGCCAAGCACGTGGTCGACGAGGCGATGCTCGTGGCCGGCGGCGGGTCGTACTTCTCCGCCAACGAGCTCTCGCGTCTCTACCGTGACGTGCTGGCCGGGGCGTTCCACCCCTCCGACCCCGAATCCGCGCATTCGACGGCGGCGAACGCCTGGCTGGGTCCGCTCGAGAGCTGAATTTCCTGCCGATTCCGCTGGACGAATCGCCAGATTCTGCGAAATCGGTTGCCGAGCGCATTGCGGAGTGCGAAGATCGCACCATGAGTCCGGCGAAGAAGCACCCTTCCCTCGATGCGGTCTCGAAGACGATCGTCGAGCTGCTCCAAGAGGACGGCCGTCGTTCGTATTCGGAGATCGGCCGCACCGTCGGGATGAGCGAAGCCGCGGTGCGCCAGAGGGTGCAGCGGCTCACCGAGTCGGGTGTGATGCAGATCGTCGCCGTCACCGACCCGATGCAGCTGGGCTTCCACCGCCAGGCCATGATCGGCGTCCGCGTGTCCGGCGACGCGCGCCGTGTCGCCGAGGCCATCGCCGCGATCGAGTCCGTCGACTACGTGGTCATCACGGTCGGCTCGTTCGACGTCCTCGCCGAGGTCGTCTGCGAGGACGACGACGACCTGCTCGCGCTGATCAACGACGTCATCCGCCCGATCGATGGCGTCCTCTCCACCGAAACCTTCATCTACGCCAAGCTGCAGAAGCAGCTCTACAACTGGGGGACCAGATGAGCACCGCACGCACCATCCCTTCCGAGTCCGCACTGCAGACGATGGCGAAGGACCATCTCTGGATGCACTTCACCCGGCAGTCGACGATGGCGGAGTCGGGTGTGCCCATCATCGTCAAGGGAGACGGGCATCGTATCTGGGATGCCAAGGGCAAGGAGTACTTCGACGGCCTGGCCGGACTCTTCGTCGTGAACGCCGGCCACGGTCGGCGTCGGCTGGCCGAGGCCGCGGCGGCGCAGGCCTCCGAGCTGGCTTTCTTCCCCCTCTGGTCGTATGCGCACCCGGCAGCGATCGAGCTGGCCGACCGTCTCGCCGACGAGGCTCCGGGCGACCTCAACAAGGTCTTCTTCTCCACCGGGGGCGGCGAGGCGGTCGAGACCGCATTTAAGCTCGCGAAGCACTACTGGAAGCTGCAGGGCAAGCCCGCCAAGCACAAGGTGATCTCCCGCGCCGTCGCGTATCACGGCACCCCGCAGGGCGCGCTGGCGATCACGGGCATCCCGGCGATGAAGTCGATGTTCGAGCCCGTCACCCCCGGCGGCTTCCGCGTGCCCAACACCAACTTCTACCGCGCGGCCGAGATGGGTGGACCCGCCGACGACCTCGAGGCGTTCGGACGCTGGGCGGCCGACCGCATCGAGGAGATGATCCTCTTCGAAGGCGCTGACACCGTGGCCGCCGTGTTCCTCGAGCCGGTGCAGAACTCCGGCGGATGCTTCCCGCCCCCTCCCGGCTACTTCGCCCGCGTCCGCGAGATCTGCGACCGCCACGACGTGCTGCTCGTCTCGGACGAGGTCATCTGCGCCTTCGGCCGCCTCGGTCACACCTTCGCCTGCACGGGCCTGGGCTACGTGCCCGACATGATCACGTGCGCCAAGGGCATGACGAGCGGCTACTCCCCCATCGGCGCGACCATCGTCAGCGACCGTATCTACGAGCCCTTCTCGAAGGGCGATCTGTCCTTCCCGCACGGCTACACGTTCGGCGGACACCCGGTGTCGGCCGCTGTCGCTCTGGAGAACCTGGCGATCTTCGATGAGGAGGGGCTGAACGCGCACGTGCGCGAGAATTCCCCGCTGTTCCGCACCGAGCTCGAGAAGCTGCTCGACCTGCCGCTGGTGGGCGACGTGCGGGGCGACGGCTACTTCTTCGGCATCGAGCTCGTGAAGGACAAGTCGACCAAGGAGACCTTCGACGACGACGAGTCCGAGCGGCTGCTGCGCGGCTTCCTCTCCCCCGCCCTGTTCGAGGCCGGTCTGTATTGCCGCGCCGACGACCGCGGCGACCCCGTGATCCAGCTCGCGCCGCCGCTCACCGTCGGGCCTTCGGAATTCCGCGAGATCGAGCAGATCCTGCGC from Microbacterium sp. SY138 includes:
- a CDS encoding acyl-CoA dehydrogenase family protein, producing the protein MTFDPATLLPDDLLERIRERAPIHDRENTFPQQDLDELRAAGYLSILVPKERGGAGLGLAEAAILQQRLAGAAPATALAINMHLVWTGVAKVFSDRGVPGLEFVQDGAAAGEVFAFGISEGGNDLVLFGSDTAAVPDGDGGYAFTGTKIFTSLAPVWTRLGLHGLDTTSPDGPKLVFAFVERTHAVTTSDDWDTLGMRGTQSRTTRLNGAVADAAHVVRRIDPGPSPDPIVFGIFSVFEILLASVYTGIARRALELAVTTAQKRHSKKTGLAYSQDPDIRWRIADMAIAYDALPPQIASLARDVDDGVDHGARWFPQLSGVKHRAITMAKHVVDEAMLVAGGGSYFSANELSRLYRDVLAGAFHPSDPESAHSTAANAWLGPLES
- a CDS encoding Lrp/AsnC family transcriptional regulator, whose protein sequence is MSPAKKHPSLDAVSKTIVELLQEDGRRSYSEIGRTVGMSEAAVRQRVQRLTESGVMQIVAVTDPMQLGFHRQAMIGVRVSGDARRVAEAIAAIESVDYVVITVGSFDVLAEVVCEDDDDLLALINDVIRPIDGVLSTETFIYAKLQKQLYNWGTR
- a CDS encoding aspartate aminotransferase family protein, with amino-acid sequence MSTARTIPSESALQTMAKDHLWMHFTRQSTMAESGVPIIVKGDGHRIWDAKGKEYFDGLAGLFVVNAGHGRRRLAEAAAAQASELAFFPLWSYAHPAAIELADRLADEAPGDLNKVFFSTGGGEAVETAFKLAKHYWKLQGKPAKHKVISRAVAYHGTPQGALAITGIPAMKSMFEPVTPGGFRVPNTNFYRAAEMGGPADDLEAFGRWAADRIEEMILFEGADTVAAVFLEPVQNSGGCFPPPPGYFARVREICDRHDVLLVSDEVICAFGRLGHTFACTGLGYVPDMITCAKGMTSGYSPIGATIVSDRIYEPFSKGDLSFPHGYTFGGHPVSAAVALENLAIFDEEGLNAHVRENSPLFRTELEKLLDLPLVGDVRGDGYFFGIELVKDKSTKETFDDDESERLLRGFLSPALFEAGLYCRADDRGDPVIQLAPPLTVGPSEFREIEQILRDVLIRAQSVL